The window tattatcaactgTCGGTACATATACAGTAAAATATGAGAAGATAATATGATACTTGTGGTAGATAAAAAGAACTAACACAACTAGTTTGTTCAACTTTACTGCTTACGGATTATCGGATCCGCATTGAAAATCTGGTATCAAAATAGGCTCTGGCATGAATAGTTTTTCTGTAAATCATTAAATTTAGGAACATCAAGTTTCATTATCGGTGTAACTTTTGCCGTTCCGAGACTATTTATAATTTGGTCGATAAAGTTTGTTCAAGAGTCTAAGTGAAACACTTATGTAAGCCACTTACTCGCGCATGATTGCGTAGAATTCTTTCTTTCGCCACTGCCACCTTAGACCAAACAAACAGCTGCATTCCACATCGACCGCTATATCGCAGATTGGTTGTCGTTTAGTAAATTCTACCAATACTTTCAAGTTTGGCGGAGGTATCAACGCCACTATAGTTCTGGGTAAGTTGTCTCTGAGTATTCGAAACACCGTTATAAGGTCTGATCGATGTTTCGCTAATATGGACGAAGGTGAACTTTGGTAACACATTTCGGAGCAGAAATCATTTGGACCGATCAATAAGCTGATCATCTAGAACAATGAACCGAATAATATGGCTTAAATAATATCCGATCAAGAGTTTCCCACTTTACATAAATTCACTGCTTGATAATTGTGTCGGGAATCTTATTATCCAATTTAAATCTCCAGTTGAACAGCTGACCAAATTTTGTAACCTTACATGTAatgaaatcgaattatttcaaataaattacttTTAGTCATCTTAAAAAACGTTACATCTACTTCGCACAGCTCCAAAGTTTCGTTGGCAAtaacggaaatttttcaaaccttgTACATccacaataaaaataattctcatcgAGGTACAGAAATCGTAATATTGACTggacaaaaaacacaaaacaaCATAACTTGGCAAAAATATAATTCGTTGGATTCCAAATGTATGCGTACTTTCCAATGCGTCTTCAAGTTAATCCTTGGATCGTGCTTAATTCGCTTGATTAAAACCTGTGCCATGAAGGGCATATCGGCGGACATTGCGAAGCCTTCGGCTACATTCAGTTGGGATTCCTTGTGAGTTGTGAATGAATCGGAGAGCGCGTAACCGATGAGATTCGGGTTGAAAACcttcgaacaaaaaaaaaaaaagtgccaAAGTTGAATGTACACGTGATTCCTGATTGATCAGAAGCCGACAGCGTGAATTATGAGCATCAATGTAACCGTGagttgaaataatgatgtAAAATATGCCGCTTCTTCAGCCAGCCGTGCATAAGATAAAATAACCTTTATAATGTTCGGAAGTGTCAGATATTCTCTCCAGCTTGATTGGCCTCCACCGGACCAGGATACACCACGATTTTCAACGACAACGTGAGGAATCTGCGTTGCTACTGCCCCAAAACCCGCCGTCAAGGAGTCCCCCATTGCTGCAATTACGTCTATGTCACCTGGCCTCAACTTGTGAACAGACGTCGGAGGCGCGGGGGATCTTGTATCTAGCGTGAATGAAGCAATGGAATGACAACGATCCAGTGTTGCACTCGCTTATTTTCCTAAATATTATGATACCCTAAATTCAACGACATACTTGTAAGTGCGCAAGGAAACGGAATGCTCGGACTGACGatgttttgtaattttcgtTGATCTCTTGCTCGGGCCAATTGCCATCCTCCTGGAGTACTCGTTCTTCCTGCAAGATTCGATATTCATTGTAATTGGTTTCGGTATTTGCATCCATATAATTGTTCGTCAAGGCTGGTCCCTTTATTGTATCCTGGAACGGTTGAGAGAATGCATTCTGCACGTGATGCGGTTAAAGAATGATACCATTTTTTGTTCTATCCTGGACTCGAGACGTCATTAAAAGCATGACCTTAATCGATTTCATTAATGGTAAGTTAATAGTAGTTTCATTGCCATGCCACTGAATTAATGGAAGATAACTGTAACGTTAAAAACCCATTCTAATTCATCGTATACCTATGATATTCAGAGCAAATTCACGAACATTCCGGTACACTCCAATATTGTCATCCAGAGCCGTCCGCTGGGATTGACAAATCGTGCATAAGACCAGAAGAAGTTGAATAAAGAAATAGATCCTCATTTCCGCGgtgaatctgaaaaattaaacaaccgtgattgaatttttaaacgtaATGTAATtacaggaatttttttttctatctgaAACATTAAATCAAGCTTACTAGAGACctgctaataaaatttaacttGTGCGCAATTGGTATAAGATATTattgtttcttattttctcaTCTCTCGTGATGCATAAGTAATCTTGGAATTTATCGCACGTGCGTCGTAATAGCATCAGCGTAAAGCGTTGCCAAGTACGTTGGACTAGATGCCAAGAACTTCTTCTAATTATGCATTCGAGGATATTTCCCGTGATTTCTTATAATGCTTGATATCGTTATGGACAAgaaattctgtattttttaaatgtcaTGCATAATGACGTTACTCTTCAGGCATAACTGACGATTTGAATCAAGGGATTTCTACTCTACGCCCTCAGCTAAGAACGCTGTGCTGTAGAATAGTTTAACGCcattgaaaattacaagatATCCTAAAAAGCGAGGAATTTTTAGCAATTTATTAACTAAATTCCAGCATACGAACACTGCGAAGGTCAAAAGTggaaaacaacaaacaaaaaccGTGAAACGTGTAAATGAtcatcagtcagaaaaagacACGTTTCAAAAACTCACGTTTGCAAATATAAATGCAAGTTCTGAGAAGAGAATCCATATACGGAAGTATTCTTGCAAGCAACCAACATGCGTCCGCAGAAACTGTGATTACAATCTCGGAACACGTactggaattttttaaattattaaccGATACGCATAACCGTAAAGATTCCTGGTTCAACTATGAAAACTTATGAACGTCAAATTTCCAGCGCATTATTTTTGCACCGTACTCCTAAACGTGGGTGAAGGATAATTAATtcgggaaaaatttcagaaccattgcatttcaaattactcatgTAGATCACGTAATTCCTGTTCTTGGAATTGAATCGATGATAGAACCAATTGTGAAAAGTTATTAACGAATTCTCAGACGTTTCACCCGCGGTACGAATAGCCAATTTTATTCGGCTATGCTGTATGAATAAACGGCACGCCTTTGTACAGTCGTAATATGATATGCTCGATATCGTAGTACGCAGATTGTTTTTGCTATCACTTTTGAGGAGGATAAGATTTTTGTTACGTCTATGAACTAGAAAAGAATATTACACTGCAAAATTCGTGGTGCAATTAATGCCCGCAAATCATGAATACAGCAGCCATAGTATTGGTGTGACAGTAGAACTGAACGAacattattgtgaaaatatgaaGCACTTGTGTTAAAGTATCCCCACTGATATTCAAAAGGTTTCCATACATCGGCATATAACTTCCACACACTTCCACTGTATATCAATCCGTTGCAGGGATATTTGTTAAACTATAGTTGTAATTTGGGTATAGTTCAAAGCAGAGTATCACACGTGTAGCTATATTTCAAAACTGCGTCAGTTACGGAAAAGTTTAAcgcaattaatcaatttactGAAGATCGTATATTCGAATTCTGCAACAGCTGGTTTCGACTGACTTATACAACCGAATAACTACGACTACCTAGcgtttacaaatatttataggTATGTGTATTTGCATTTAAATTTGGTAGCCTTGGCTGTTATAAAAAGATCAAACGAATTTGCATGAGCCACGCATCTaagtttttgtaaataataattctaagCTCTGTGATAGGTACAAATACCTtaaatcaaaattaatcgcTAGAATTTAAGTGCTTGAATCATCTCGTTGACTGAAATCACGgcgattgatatttaattcgaCGATATATTTAAGAATGTTTCTTAGGCCGCATGCGTATTTATCATACGAATTTACATCTCTGCGTTGGTGCgtaacaatgatttttttatttcacgtaaaACATTAAGTGTGACTACAGAATATTTATTGCTTCATTCTTACATGAATGTTACAATggagttaatttttttgtataaactTTGAATATCCAGTAATATCATCGAGCGTTACTATATTGAGCAAGATGTTGAAAGACCTAACGTCTTTATATAGCCGACTTTTTGTACGATTTTaaagtaatttattttattttgttaatcTCGCCTGTTTCCTGTTATTAATTGCAGACTGGCTGAAAAATGGAGTAATGGCTTTTACCGAAATAATATAGACTTATAATTACGGACAAACTCGCGTGTATCAATCTATTTCGTAATGACATTATTAATCGCGGTATACATTGTTTCATAACAGGGTGAGGCAAAAGTATGGAAACTCCAAGAAATCTCGCTGAGTTcggtgacaaaaaaataaccaaggTTAAATCTtgggaaatttttaacaaggAATTCAATAGTGACCCCTGATTTGATCTTGGACTTCATCTTCAAACCTTGAAGTTTGATTTCAAGATCAACTTTCAAAAGTTAATCAGACCGTTCTGAAGAAACCTGGCGACTTTTGAGTGCAACATTTTGCGTCAGATCCGCATCCTCAAAAATATCCACGTTATTGTTACCAGTCATACTTTTGACCTTTATTTGACCCGTAGAGATCACGTTGACCCTGAACCTTGACACATATTGGAACGTAAGAATTCCCGCTTTTTCCGATGCTGGCAACAGAAATGGGGGTTcccgtttgaaaaatcaaagtcgACTTAAAAATGATCTTGAAGATGAGGTTCAAGGACAAATCAAAGGTCGCCATTGAATCccttgttaaaaatttcctaAGATATAAccttggcaatttttttttttcttcatcaaaCTCTGGAAGATTTCTAGgtgttttcataattttgtcTCACCTTGTATAATAAACTCACGACATCGTAAAATCGTACTTAAGTGACGCAAAAAGTGAGACTATAAGTTATTTCTGTAATCCATTTTCTGTTCTTATATTCTTTGTCCAATATTGCCATGGACATGattaaattatcattattatcattattatcattattatttggtttttcatttttgatcgGCTTAAGAATAATGCGATCGTAATTTATAATTGCATAAGAACCGAATGTCGCGGAAACGCCGGAGAAGGGATGAAAGGGGGCCAAGGCTGACTGgtacaaaattgaatatcaaGGGATTTATCGGTTGTCAAAAAACAGCTTCACTACAAGTTTTTGCCTCTACGCATTATGTAATATCATTCAGATTCAAATCAATATcagtggaaatttttttatttttactgatGTGAATATAATCTTTGTTAGTAAGGGTCTTGTACGTTTATGcatcaaattatttctaaCCCTTTCAAACCTTGATTTGATCGTTTTGTAAAAGTGTCTCACGCTTGTGAAATCATTGCGGAATAATTCGGAAATCGGTCGATTGAGAATGAATCACATGATCGTGATCAGTTTTTGTTACAAACTgcacaattattatacaattcaCGATAGGTTAACCACACGTATATTTTAACTCGTGCATTGCTTACTCGCAAAATATTAACAACCGGAACGACATGTGATAACCAATAAGTGTATACCGATTCACAATTGTTAGATGCAATAATTTTAAGAAGTCGCTTTGGGCCCAGATAAAATGTTTGGGTAACAAACCACTTGCATAGACAGTAACAAGATTTAAGACGAGAGCCCTGATTCTAGTTCTGATTAAATGGGCGATAATCAACATCGGTCTACCAAAATTATAGGTTCGAAAATATGTCCGCATGTTACCTCACTCGAAAATTCATAGTAATCTGTATGCagattaagaaaaaatcattcgcTGAAAGCTGCAGTAATTTCCCGTTAGACGGTTTTGAGAATAAGTTATACTTTGAGCACCGCAAAACATGGCGATTTCTTTATATTCTTTCATCGTCCGGTATTCGCTGTCATCTATAAAACTTGCAGCGTGCGTGCAACGCATGGGGTACCGATAACCGTACATTTTTCCGTTTATATCTACTTGAGATGCTAACTGAGAATAATGACGCGGCAAGCATACCTTCCCGGATCATCATGGTTTCGACCGAGCATCAGTAATGCTCGTCCTCTTCATTCGTAGCATTGATTTAATGAGGGAAAAAACCACTTGCGTTTGTGTGAACTTTCGGTGGAAAAATGCGAGATGAAAATGCTGATGTACAGAATTGTGATATTGCAATTGCACTCGTATTATACCTTTGATTCGAGAGAAATCGCGCACCAATATCCAAAAATTTGTCCAATCCACGTGCATCCGCGACACTCGAGAACTGTCAATGGAAAGGCAGACAGCTTTTGACCACTCGTGCAGAACTCTGGATAAACCTCCAAACGAGAACTATATACCACCTTGTCTACCGTCTGATCGTGCAGGTGTCAAGGTTTTCTTCTTGCACCGCAGATCTGATAACCCTGGCCGATGGTAAATGCACTGCTGCAAGGACACTGGGCGGAAACGTTTCTGGCTGAAGGAGAAAATTAAGTTTACCTCACAAATAAAGCAATGCATCCAGAATCTTGTTCGGATGGAGCCCCACGTCACAGTGTCATCGGTTCAAGGAGAAAGactatatattatacttacaCGCATTTGCAGTGAGTTTCTCTGTCTGCGGAACGATGCATTCGACTTATTTAAACAATTGGAGTTACAGCACccaaacgtaaaaaaaaagatatcacagctcaacaaaaaaaaaaaaaagaatttttttgttttcctgaTTTTGTCGATGAATATTGGGGTTTGAGAACGAAGAATTTAAAAGTAAAATCATGATTATTATATTCTCTCTGGTTTTTATGATATTACAGTATTGTAAAGGGGGAAGATAGTTTCTGATATaatcattatattatttttagattCTTCGTTCTCAAGCACTAAAATTCACAGCCAAAAAATCAAGGCACCAAaccaaatttttgtttgtagtgttttttttttcataaactttGGAtattaagaataaaaatcgaatttttcatctgaATATTGCCTTTTTGCGTTCATCACTGGAGATAATTACGGAAAACTACGCTTACTCCTTGggtatatttcttttatttattgtaacacCGGTTGCTTGAATAAGGCGGACGCATCGTTCCGCAGATCAGACAAAGAAACTCACTGTGTAACGCGTGCCACTCATTTTCCTGTATCGACACTTTGAGgaattttcccatttttcacgACTTGTACCATGAAGGCGTCGGTGCGTTACACGGAAATAGAAATtgcaattttacaaatttgaaaaactttacgTACGATTTGCTTTACTATGATAGAGTTTCTCGCAATTCTATTCTATCACTCACCTTTATCGGTTGTAGCCTAGCCGAAGTAACGAGACACTACCCTCATAGCCATCGTTGGAAATAAACTAGAGAAGCACTGCACTGTACAACGGTATCTTATTAACCTAGAGATAGGAGAAAAGACTGAATGACTTTACGAATAAAGTATCCTCATGATTTTGAACTGCGCAATCAAAATTGATGCAACCGTACCCAATGCCTTTGATAGACGATCTTATTCCGAACCTAATGAATCACATTATAAAAGCATTTTTCTGTCATCCAATGGTTGAATACTTGGAGAAGTATACCGAGTCTGGGAAAGGGCGATTTTTGATTACAATTCCCCAGGCATCTTTACATATACGCGCGACGTATGAGAAACAAaccgtgaataaaaatgatattcatCGTTGCAGGCGAAACCGGGCAATGGCAATTGTGTGAATATATGAAAGGAATTTCAATTCACGCTCGGTTGTTTACCGAGTCATTTTACCTAGGCGAACGTCTTACTCTAGTCGTATTACGCTTGAGGCTAGTTCAGTCttaattgataaatttcttcgaaaaaaCGTCACTCGTGAGTGCGCAAATTTGATAGTGCTTTAAgatctttttcgaaatgactTGAACTAATACCGGTCGTAATTTCACGCGCTCGATGTAGTCcataacattattattcataattaatcCAACAACTATTGATTTCCTCTCTCgaacttcaattttcgtaggtatagaatcgaaacgctgttttagctcgtcgcaagtgaagtatctacgttgagTAGAGCagcagaattgttttcaacttcccgtttctctgatttcagagaaaataggaagttattgtaatcaccccgacaatgaaaagttgagttcTCACTAGATCTCCACGTTTTGAAATCCGGAGAATCACCtccaatcattttcaaatggacgtctgtgtgtatatatgtatgtatgcatgtatgtatgtatgcatgacgatatctcgagaacgagtAGTTAGATTTTGATGAACTTGGTCTTAATCGACACACCTCTTTCAGACTTAGATCTGGTGGGATTTTGGCTGTGATTGGTTTAGtagtttttgaataatttaaaaaaccaaattcacaaaactaaaataaaaatggagtTATCTTCGCAACGGATGAACGGATTTGCATGAAAATTGGTATCCGAAAGtgtttggggtcgctgatcacaTATCTGAAGTCACATTTGCAAAATAAAGATGTCACGTAGTAAATATGCTCGAAAACAATTGACACATTCGAAGTttaatgataattaaaaaattcatgttctttgagtcgctgatcacgaatctgaagtcggaTTCGCGAAATGCATAATGACAGATtcaaaattcgtgaaaaaacgctcGTTTGGCCTCTTTTATCGGAATATACTAGTTTCGAGCACAAATAACAGGAAGTTCAAAGGCTGGCTCACAGTCAGCCCAAATCCGCTTGTTCGAAAAGTGTTcgcatggaaaaaaaattcagagtaactgtaatacatcacggatgcgctaactttgatcgagatgaaattgatgctccgtatatgagacagtattcaATGCAGTGTAgcgatttaaagacctaataAGGtcatagggagagaaagaacgaagcttcttaagaCTTCAAATGTATTTGAACACgcatttgaaaggtacgagcaaaaattattttcatccaactgtcgcagaacggcagcgttatgagctgacccgttaactgaaggatatatcttcagtcaacggctgaccatcgaagggcctggtcgcttgagtctggaatcggcaggagagatgaggtgtgtatttcttgtatgaaatgtgaaacctaaactcattatacatcatatcataacatcatacatcatacatcgtacatcatacatcatcatacatagtattaaaggtcgaaaccaaagtttggatttcggatgttcagaaagtgacgtcaccaattcaaaatcagctagccgaattcctcagtcgggaaacaaccgcgcagtagagcggacggatgagagtcgcgctccgcaaatttcgagtaccgggttctcaacctcccggatcccgcgcttcgggcccgctacgcggtgaaactcgacttccacgataagcgctccgtggttcctggttcacgtttacaataaattatttcaattcgtttttcgcgcaaccccaaattcggtagctgtcagtccgctaataaaatttctataactttacaatcttctcatgatctttttggtaaaatatgtcgataaaaaaaattatatcaaaccttacacattatttttgatttgttctcacgctgaaaatatttattagcattcgaggtataactcgaggtggttggcggtggtcgttgggggtAGTTacgggtggttgcgggtaatctcggtgattcaggaggagggggacgaggatttgtgcttggtgagtaaaacacttttataatatttcatgacaattgtaattatatttcatctaaaatatttcaaactagtcatgtttacaataaattattttaattcatttttcgcgcaagcacatgttcagtagctatgaataagcttatacaattaattctattattaattaattaattaatcaattactcaattatattaatccttacacgatattttcgatgtgttcttatactgaaaatatttattactattcaaggtataacctgaggtggttatcggtggttgttcgaggtggttgaaggtggtcggaggtggaagaggaggaggatgaggaggacgaggatttgtgctcggtgagtaaaacacttttataatatttcatggcaattgtaattatattttatctaaaatatttcaaactagtcatgtttacaataaattatttcaattcatttttcgcgcaagcacatgttcagtagctatgaataagcttatacaatttactatattattaattaattaattaatcaattactcaattatattaatccttacacaatagttttgatgtgttctaatgctgaaaatatttattagttaCCACCGCTAACCATCTCGGGttagcggtggtcgttggaggtggacttggaggaggacgaggaagacggggagaacaaggtggacgaggaggacaaggatttgtgctcggtgagtttgacattttgataatatttaatggcagttgtacttatattatatttaaaatttttgaaacttgtcatatttacaataaattatttcaattcattctttGTGCAAGcaaaaattcagtagctatcattgtgctaataaatttcatataatgttttataattttctgaaTCTTCTTGGTGTAATGTGTcaataagaaaattatattaatctttacacaatatttttgatgtgttctgatactaaaaatatttattagtattcgaggtataacccgagATGGTTAGCGGTGGTCGTTCAAGGTGGCTGGGGGTTGATTCGGGTGatcgaggtggacgaggaggagaacgaggaagacgaggcgAGCAAAGTAGATGAGGatgacgaggatttgtgcactGTGAGTATAACATTCTGAAGTATTGAatagagtaggagtaggagtaggaataggagtagaatcaggagtaggagtaggagtagaatCAGGAATAGGAGTGGGAGTCGGAGTCGGAGTAGGAGTAgcagtaggagtaggagtggGAGTGGGAGGAACCCCTG is drawn from Neodiprion fabricii isolate iyNeoFabr1 chromosome 3, iyNeoFabr1.1, whole genome shotgun sequence and contains these coding sequences:
- the LOC124177963 gene encoding phospholipase B1, membrane-associated-like isoform X5, which gives rise to MRIYFFIQLLLVLCTICQSQRTALDDNIGVYRNVREFALNIIGRTSTPGGWQLARARDQRKLQNIVSPSIPFPCALTNTRSPAPPTSVHKLRPGDIDVIAAMGDSLTAGFGAVATQIPHVVVENRGVSWSGGGQSSWREYLTLPNIIKVFNPNLIGYALSDSFTTHKESQLNVAEGFAMSADMPFMAQVLIKRIKHDPRINLKTHWKMISLLIGPNDFCSEMCYQSSPSSILAKHRSDLITVFRILRDNLPRTIVALIPPPNLKVLVEFTKRQPICDIAVDVECSCLFGLRWQWRKKEFYAIMREWQKIEEEVATLPEFQREDFAIVLQPFTTNISFPVTTSGLTDFTYSSADCFHLSQKGYARAANALWNNLMEPVGRKSRNWQNIFERFLCPTSKRPYISTMKNSIS
- the LOC124177963 gene encoding phospholipase B1, membrane-associated-like isoform X2 yields the protein MLVACKNTSVYGFSSQNLHLYLQTFTAEMRIYFFIQLLLVLCTICQSQRTALDDNIGVYRNVREFALNIIGRTSTPGGWQLARARDQRKLQNIVSPSIPFPCALTNTRSPAPPTSVHKLRPGDIDVIAAMGDSLTAGFGAVATQIPHVVVENRGVSWSGGGQSSWREYLTLPNIIKVFNPNLIGYALSDSFTTHKESQLNVAEGFAMSADMPFMAQVLIKRIKHDPRINLKTHWKMISLLIGPNDFCSEMCYQSSPSSILAKHRSDLITVFRILRDNLPRTIVALIPPPNLKVLVEFTKRQPICDIAVDVECSCLFGLRWQWRKKEFYAIMREWQKIEEEVATLPEFQREDFAIVLQPFTTNISFPVTTSGLTDFTYSSADCFHLSQKGYARAANALWNNLMEPVGRKSRNWQNIFERFLCPTSKRPYISTMKNSIS
- the LOC124177963 gene encoding phospholipase B1, membrane-associated-like isoform X3, which produces MLGRNHDDPGRFTAEMRIYFFIQLLLVLCTICQSQRTALDDNIGVYRNVREFALNIIGRTSTPGGWQLARARDQRKLQNIVSPSIPFPCALTNTRSPAPPTSVHKLRPGDIDVIAAMGDSLTAGFGAVATQIPHVVVENRGVSWSGGGQSSWREYLTLPNIIKVFNPNLIGYALSDSFTTHKESQLNVAEGFAMSADMPFMAQVLIKRIKHDPRINLKTHWKMISLLIGPNDFCSEMCYQSSPSSILAKHRSDLITVFRILRDNLPRTIVALIPPPNLKVLVEFTKRQPICDIAVDVECSCLFGLRWQWRKKEFYAIMREWQKIEEEVATLPEFQREDFAIVLQPFTTNISFPVTTSGLTDFTYSSADCFHLSQKGYARAANALWNNLMEPVGRKSRNWQNIFERFLCPTSKRPYISTMKNSIS
- the LOC124177963 gene encoding phospholipase B1, membrane-associated-like isoform X4: MPIFTAEMRIYFFIQLLLVLCTICQSQRTALDDNIGVYRNVREFALNIIGRTSTPGGWQLARARDQRKLQNIVSPSIPFPCALTNTRSPAPPTSVHKLRPGDIDVIAAMGDSLTAGFGAVATQIPHVVVENRGVSWSGGGQSSWREYLTLPNIIKVFNPNLIGYALSDSFTTHKESQLNVAEGFAMSADMPFMAQVLIKRIKHDPRINLKTHWKMISLLIGPNDFCSEMCYQSSPSSILAKHRSDLITVFRILRDNLPRTIVALIPPPNLKVLVEFTKRQPICDIAVDVECSCLFGLRWQWRKKEFYAIMREWQKIEEEVATLPEFQREDFAIVLQPFTTNISFPVTTSGLTDFTYSSADCFHLSQKGYARAANALWNNLMEPVGRKSRNWQNIFERFLCPTSKRPYISTMKNSIS
- the LOC124177963 gene encoding phospholipase B1, membrane-associated-like isoform X6 yields the protein MHVDWTNFWILVRDFSRIKGRTSTPGGWQLARARDQRKLQNIVSPSIPFPCALTNTRSPAPPTSVHKLRPGDIDVIAAMGDSLTAGFGAVATQIPHVVVENRGVSWSGGGQSSWREYLTLPNIIKVFNPNLIGYALSDSFTTHKESQLNVAEGFAMSADMPFMAQVLIKRIKHDPRINLKTHWKMISLLIGPNDFCSEMCYQSSPSSILAKHRSDLITVFRILRDNLPRTIVALIPPPNLKVLVEFTKRQPICDIAVDVECSCLFGLRWQWRKKEFYAIMREWQKIEEEVATLPEFQREDFAIVLQPFTTNISFPVTTSGLTDFTYSSADCFHLSQKGYARAANALWNNLMEPVGRKSRNWQNIFERFLCPTSKRPYISTMKNSIS
- the LOC124177963 gene encoding phospholipase B1, membrane-associated-like isoform X1 gives rise to the protein MPMYGNLLNISGDTLTQVLHIFTIIFTAEMRIYFFIQLLLVLCTICQSQRTALDDNIGVYRNVREFALNIIGRTSTPGGWQLARARDQRKLQNIVSPSIPFPCALTNTRSPAPPTSVHKLRPGDIDVIAAMGDSLTAGFGAVATQIPHVVVENRGVSWSGGGQSSWREYLTLPNIIKVFNPNLIGYALSDSFTTHKESQLNVAEGFAMSADMPFMAQVLIKRIKHDPRINLKTHWKMISLLIGPNDFCSEMCYQSSPSSILAKHRSDLITVFRILRDNLPRTIVALIPPPNLKVLVEFTKRQPICDIAVDVECSCLFGLRWQWRKKEFYAIMREWQKIEEEVATLPEFQREDFAIVLQPFTTNISFPVTTSGLTDFTYSSADCFHLSQKGYARAANALWNNLMEPVGRKSRNWQNIFERFLCPTSKRPYISTMKNSIS